The genomic stretch GTTTCTATACTCGCCGGATGTAGTTTGAAAGCATATAGGATGAAAGGATAGATCGCAGGTGCGGCAGTGATACATCCAGCCCTTGGGATTCATTCGTGTTTCGCATTGATCACAGTAGAAGTCACCAGGATGGTTGAGAGTGGCGTCGTACGTCAACAACAGCTGGTGGCGCCTGTCCCATCTACGGCTGCTGACTGATGCTGGCAACACAACGCATCTAACATGCACGATGAAATCACAAGAGCTGTTGCAACACCTGTAACAATCATAATAAGATGCATTCACATCGCAACTAGCACACAAAAAGCGTCTTGAGTTGTCCTTATCTCTGTCTAGGTCATCCTCAGCCACATGATTGAGGAGATGTTGCGGGTGAGCTTCGTGATGTATGGTATCTGGCATACAAGCGCACTTGATATCTACTTTGAAGCTGCACTCTCCACAACGGTAAAACAACCCATTCATACGATACTCACAGACACTGCACATTTCCTGTGTCCAAGGTTGAAGTTTGTCACCAGATTGGAGGAGTAGGTGGTGATCATCATCATCATGTTTTTGGTGGTGGGGTGAAAGAGAAGAGAGTTGAGGTGGCAAGTGAAAGCAGGCAATGTGAAGATTGTATTTGCATTCACTGCAACTcatatagtagtaatttttactACTAGTTATAGGAGTGATGCACCCATCACATATCAATTCATATCTCACTCCATAATTctcctcatcttcttcttcttggctttgATCATCTAGATGTGAAGATGAGAGTAAAGTGAGTTGATGTTGGTGATGAAGGAATTTATATTTCACATTCACCAACTCATCAAaaaacagcagcagcagcagcagcagggATGATGATGGGTGGTATCAATGTTGTTCCTCCTCTTTGTCTCATCACAAACGGTGTAATTAGCTCCTCGACCATCTCATTCGTTGGAAGATGGACTATGTCTTTCCCAATGGATGGACTTGCATAAGTAATAGTACAACAATAATTTAGTAAACAGAAGGAAGGATGATGTAGTAAGTAATGACATGAATGGTGTAAATATAAATCATACTCAATGACGAGAGGCTTCTTGTTGAAGGCGCACTTGATGTGGACGATATATCTGCAGAGTGGACAATGATATATCCAATAGTTGGGTAGAAAAGATATGCTGCATACATCACATTTGTATCGCAATCTGATATATTCTCTTGGGACatgaaaagagagagaaagagagtgatGATGGTCTTCCCTTTTCAAGTGTTGAGGCAATGAAGCACATTTTTGATGGATCAAATATTGGCAAGCATCTTTGGTGCATATATAGGAACTCCCTTTGCGTGTGGCACCGCAAGCATCGCATTTGAAAGGACACCTTCTCCTCAACAACTTCAAGTCATGGCTGGGGTGACTTGGATGCCGTATGACCGCACGCCTTTGCTCATCAACGTCACGGGTTGCTGCTGCATCGATCAGGTCACTGTCATGCGCGCATCTCAGGTGCATCTGGAATCCGCATTGTAAGCTGatgattgggcgaatttttgatggtaataaatgcaggtaataaatatagatcacgacaccgaaagttacgtggttcgatttactgaggtaaatctacgtccacgggaagaaaggagggcaaatttgtattgcttgatctggattacagcttacaacactgacttgctatatgatattcgatatctagagagctctctcgtctatctgatctaagttctatttatacatgtgaaccaagatcgtggcttcCAGGTTGACAAcagcttcataccactaaatagatcgtgggtgtggtggaggtcgtggaggtcctgcatgggtccactatccaagatcgtggcttgcaggttgacaactgcttcataccactaaatagatcgtgggtgtagtggaggtcgtggaggtcctgcatgggtccactatctccttgttcggtcgaatactgagaccgaactgctgaactttgccgatcagctttggccgatctgagagtagagcttgattggttcttttgccgatctgagagtagagcttgattggttcttttgccgatctgagagtagagcttgattggttggcttttaccgagctgtaggctgcgaccgaactctttggttgtgccgaaccgaactgaactctttggtcgtgccgaactgatactctttctttgggctaatgggccgtcactgctattgggctcgccattagggtttagttgtttagttcgtaccccatcactaccccccccaaaaagcgaagtgaatcacttcggcattttggatgagtgtaagggggaggctgacgtcaggggacgtgccatgcgcgtgtctgcattaaatgcgatagcaaatccggccgttgaatccagaAAAAGGGGGATTTGAAACGGCGCTACGGATTTGAAAGGCCTCtgtgaatctgataaatattaccattttccatcattggaacacttttgctattgtttcttctgcattctctctcttttgcgcaaaatttccttccgctccttcaagaatttcttcagaacttcttcagactttcaaagagtaagaatcatgtcttcttcttcttcttctgagtcaggtagcggtaggaaagggggtaagggatcttctagccggaaagagtccggggagaagaccgtagaatactttcacagcatcttgagtaaggacactgtgatatccctacacggaaaatatcttcttcccggggggaaggtggtgattcccgacgacgatcatagggctaactcgccgccggagggttatgccaccgtttacgaagcctgcttagaatgcgggcttcgtttccctcttcccccaccttttgtagagcttcttgattttttccaactccctttaggtcaggtgactccgaattcttggaggcacttatcggcctttgctgccgaactgcgtaggctagataaggatctgtctctgagggcaatccttaatttcttccagtttaagaggaagggatcttggttttacttgatccctttacagccctttagagccttttgtaaaaccaaatggccgaaatggcaaaatcgcttctttttttacaataggacagcggctccgggctttccctggagagggccgaagtccgtaattcctcatcctcggttagaaccgttgaacgagctcgagggcgagctcaataagattcctatgattaggacgCAGTActtggagtctgagctcgtcaagggcaacttcgtgttcgactcctcgtcttcggacgacgagactgagggtgaggatttcttttttatgcactactaccttgacgacgaaaactaaccttgttttcttgctttttggcagtgaacttgctaaacaagctcggtcacaaatcctccgaatctaaggaaccggagaggccgaaaaccaccagctcggcgtctgatgccgagaagaatccgaagaggcaaaagacctcttcggatccaaagaagccggagtcgacttcggcaaatagGAAGGCGAAGCttcagaagcccccaagagcgccagagaaagacgtggtcttggcgcctccttcggaacatatctgtgagccctttttatggcccacggacttcgccgaggtgaattctcttcttgattttctggccttgcttttttcctgtattttttgtggcccctcggttgactttttcctttttccattttcagaggaacgatatgctcagcaagctcgtcgcagttgaactctctaaagcgtccagcgactatgctgagatgcagaggaagttgactgctgctcgtcaccaggccgaacaggctagggcagactttgagaaggcaagggctgctaggatctcggctcaggatgaggCACAGCGGGCAAAAAACGAGCTTATTATCCAGAGAGagcagtcgaaacagagggaggctgctgccgtggttgcccaaggggaggctctccgtgctttcgcggagaaactctttttgagcaatcaattttcggcctttgtcggtgatctgctgaaactgatgaccgataatgctgagcagggacccgaagtcgtcctgctgctgtatggccgagaaattgcagctcgtctccagagtctgccgctccttgacgAGCTCGCgtcttcctcggtcctgctttctgctgaccgagtccgtaattgccgagctgaccgggacgagaacatggaggccatctttgcctccttgggacctgtttcacccgctccaattttccaaggagagggtgagcaggaaaacgaggccggcaaggagaccgagcagccggatcggcagaccggcgacgggcaggccgagcaggaggtgcagcagatcggctatgggggcgccgagcaggctggggggagtaGGGAGGCTGAGGCTGAAGCCGAGGTGGACAAGGAGGGAGAAGCTGAAACCCGGAGGGGAGCCGGAGatgaaactggcggagtatgatttcgtctcccttctcttagtttagtttctttcttccttcttgtaaaatggccttgaagccctccttatgtaaaaattttttttcttatgaatgaaaaaattttctttctacactcgtgtcttcgtatagcttttcttgacctcttttactcctgttatggtttactgcctgctcggtaagctgaaatgccgaactgacctagctgctttgtattctttaactctaaggagctggaggtacttcactggaagcggctatactcttcggctttaaacgaagctgagaaaaaagccatagaggaccagatgaagtatgacgaactcttggctcgttcagtggagctggagtccgacaataaggacttagggTCCATaaggaaggatctggaggccgagctggatattgtcgtcgctgagaggactgcatatgaggatttcatctgcggacgcgggggaatgagcatatctgaagttcagaatcaagttgatgaactgtgggaggagcttcatgtactccggaggaacaatgcgctggagagctcggcttgccaacaagttgtgaaatcattgcggcgctgggcttctcgatacgacatcattctttcccggcgtccttcaatcgagagattccttaggtatttcccgccaacagatgctcacactccagctcaaacctctgatccacttgctcaaaatcctactccaaatcagcaacgaactcaggagcaaccggaaacgtcaagacgagaacggactcaggagcaaccggaaacgtcaagacaaggacggactgaagttcgtagaggagctgtgattatgagtgagcaagatcaacaaatgcttcgtgaagagactcttcgccgccgaggtgccagaacttcccggactcagggaagaggcggtagatCGATCAGAGCAGctcgtccacctacttattcttcaactgctcggaacgcccgaactcagcatcatgaggatttttcggataggtggctcaactttagcaaccgtggacagtagaatagtcctttgtaatagcgtaacgccttctcgtagggcaacggagttgtatgccgaacaagacttaataaatgaaatttttttcatttcgcttctatcactgcgtacttacagttcagcgattttttatttcatttactgtactcgtcctcggtcttatgaagtaaacttctttgaccggactcgtcctcggtcttatgaagtaaacttctttgaccggactcgtctttggtcttatgaagtgaacttctttgaccggactcgtctttggtcttatgaagtaaacttctttgaccggactcgtctttggtcttatgaagtaaacttctttgaccggacttggtttgtgtcctaatttggcgagttttatcgctcagatcggactttccctttgtcctaatttggcgagttttatcgctcggatcggactttccctttgtcctaatttggcgagttttatcgctcggatcggactttccctttttgcagttcgtttcagacgaactgcttgtttcttaagctgaattgtggagtcttgtatcttcctgagaagcttggactcacaattgtctttaatacatgttctaaaaaggggatcagcctttaaagaacaagatacctcagtaacatttgtaagagacgacacgcacatagagagacaacgcagataaagacaaataaaaaagacgaaaaaggttttaaacttttataaaacgacaagcatgaaaaacaagtaaaaaacaaagaaagcacatacccctaggaccgaactagacacaagactgactgaccggactgtctcttacaaatggaacttcttgaggttggaaatgtgccatgttcggggtacttgttctcctgacatgtgagtcaatttataagaccctttgccgaggacttctgacacccgatatggaccttcccatgtgggttcgagtttgcccagcttttctgctcggcttacttcattgtttctcaagacgagatctcccacttgaaattgcagctttttcaccctttggttataataccgggctacttgctccttgtacttggctgcttttatgcaggccaattctcttctttcttcggcaagatctagttcggctctcagtccgtcctcattcagttctgctgagaaattaagagttcggggactgggtatgccgatctcaaccggaatcacggcttcagtgccgtacaccagactgtatggagtttcaccgtttgaggtttttggtgtagttcggtaagaccataggacttgaggaagattttctacccattgtcctttggcttgttctaaccgagcttttaaccctttcaccagaatacggtttgttacttccgtttgtccgtttgcttgtgggtgagagaccgaagtgaaccgctgttgaatattcagctcttggcaccaattcttgaatgtcctgtcggtgaactgagtcccattatccgaaatgaggatatggggtatgccaaatcggcaaactatgttcttccagacaaaatccaatgccttcgagctcgttatcgtagctaatggttcagcctccacccacttcgtgaagtaatccacggcaacgataaggaatttcatttgccgaggagcttgtggtagtggtcctactatgtctatgccccattgcataaaaggctaagggctttgcatagcacatagatcggtctgcggcatccttgggatatttgcatggatttggcacttcgtacatgtcttgacgagctgcactgcttcttgtaccaaagttggccaataatatccccatctcagaacttttttagctaaagctctagctccgatgtggctaccgcaagatccttcatgaacttctctaaggatgtagtccgtctcttctggtcctacacatcgcaataacggttgaaggtaggactttctgtataggactccttcatgaagttcataccgaagtgctcggcatgtgattttccgagcttctctcttatcctcgggcagttgtccttgatctagatactgtaagatcggcgtcatccagttcggcgagctggttactgaatgtacctcagcttcatcaatgcttcggtgtagtaattcctccacctttgagctcggatatgaggccaacttacttaaagtatctgctcggctgttttccgctctgggaatgcggattatccgaaaataagagaaacttcggctaatgctttgcgctttgtccaagtattttttcatcctctcatctcgggcttcacttgtacccagcatgtgattcactatgacttgtgaatcacaatggattttgagagatttgacaaatagactttgcgctaattgaagtccggcaaggagggcttcgtattcggcttcgttattagtagttgggaataagaaccgaagtgaataagttacctcgtgtccgtcgggagcgataagtagaataccagctccacttcccgtcttattcgaagctccatctacgaatccactccagcagtccggcggttctacttcggattcctggggctgtgttagttcgtcattggcaggatttttctgttcggcaataacagggattgcttgatcgaactttgcctctgcaagaaaatctgccaaggcttgtcccttgatggctttccgaggtagatattctattgagtgttctcccagctctatggcccacttggcaattctgcctgacgcttcaggcttagtcaaaacttgccgaagtggaagatcggttaagacgcataccttgtgagcatagaaatatggccgcagtctccttgctgcatttactaatgccagagcaattttttccagaggttgataccttgtttctggacctcttaatgctcggcttgtaaagtagatgggaagctgctttaggccttcttctcgcacaagcaccgcgctaatggtttgatctgatgccgctaagtataagaatatcac from Salvia splendens isolate huo1 chromosome 15, SspV2, whole genome shotgun sequence encodes the following:
- the LOC121767897 gene encoding uncharacterized protein LOC121767897; amino-acid sequence: MSCSECKYNLHIACFHLPPQLSSLSPHHQKHDDDDHHLLLQSGDKLQPWTQEMCSVCEYRMNGLFYRCGECSFKVDIKCACMPDTIHHEAHPQHLLNHVAEDDLDRDKDNSRRFLCASCDVNASYYDCYRCCNSSCDFIVHVRCVVLPASVSSRRWDRRHQLLLTYDATLNHPGDFYCDQCETRMNPKGWMYHCRTCDLSFHPICFQTTSGEYRNMKLGQEYVSAATHQHPLTFQLLTIKRRCNICRLDKHERPGFYCESCNFFICLNNCGEDMIGTGDMKAVD